From a region of the Paenibacillus sp. R14(2021) genome:
- a CDS encoding sugar ABC transporter permease → MKTAAEPRAGTLAPKKDSNAQKRAGFQLFLLTTPLLAVVLLFCYYPLYGWIYAFFDYHAGMKLSDTPFVGLKHFAALVDNAVTREDIVRVLRNTFAISFLGILTSPLPAIFAICLTEVRFKRFQRLVQTLTTLPNFISWILVYAVAWSVFSVGDGFLNRFLLAAGLIHNEINFLATDSHIWLTMLAYATWKGLGWSAIIYLAAIASIEQELYEAATVDGAGRFARIWHITVPGLMPTFFVLLLLSIANFINNGLEQYFVFQNPMNKGGIEVLDLFVYNQGMLGNDIPFATVVSMLKSVVSIVLLFAANAMSRAIRKESII, encoded by the coding sequence ATGAAAACTGCCGCTGAACCGAGGGCCGGTACCCTAGCTCCGAAGAAGGATTCCAACGCGCAGAAACGAGCCGGCTTTCAGCTGTTTCTGCTGACAACGCCGCTGCTGGCCGTCGTCCTTTTATTTTGTTATTACCCGCTCTATGGTTGGATTTATGCGTTCTTCGATTATCATGCCGGGATGAAGCTGTCGGATACGCCGTTTGTCGGCTTGAAGCACTTCGCCGCGCTGGTGGACAATGCGGTGACACGGGAAGACATCGTTCGCGTGCTGCGCAATACGTTTGCGATCAGCTTTCTGGGCATTCTGACATCGCCCTTGCCCGCGATCTTCGCGATCTGCTTGACGGAAGTCCGCTTCAAGCGATTTCAGCGTCTTGTGCAAACGCTTACGACGCTGCCGAATTTCATCAGCTGGATTCTGGTCTACGCCGTCGCTTGGTCGGTCTTCTCCGTAGGGGACGGATTCCTCAACCGCTTCCTGCTCGCGGCGGGCCTCATCCATAATGAAATCAATTTCCTAGCCACGGACAGTCATATCTGGCTGACGATGCTGGCGTACGCGACCTGGAAAGGCCTCGGCTGGAGCGCGATTATCTACCTTGCCGCGATTGCCTCGATCGAACAGGAGCTGTACGAAGCGGCGACCGTCGACGGAGCCGGCCGTTTTGCGCGGATTTGGCATATTACCGTACCGGGCTTGATGCCGACATTCTTCGTGCTGCTGCTGCTGTCGATCGCCAACTTCATCAACAACGGACTGGAGCAATATTTCGTCTTCCAGAACCCTATGAACAAAGGCGGCATCGAGGTGCTTGACCTGTTCGTGTACAACCAAGGGATGCTTGGCAACGATATTCCGTTCGCCACGGTCGTCAGCATGCTGAAGTCGGTCGTCAGTATCGTGCTCTTGTTCGCCGCGAACGCGATGTCACGGGCAATCCGCAAAGAATCGATTATTTAA
- a CDS encoding LysR family transcriptional regulator has protein sequence MELRQLRYFMKVAETLHFGRAAEQLHMAQQPLSYQIKRLEDEIGVELLKRTTRTVALTSAGEALLADVQAGLGRIDRGVEIAQRIARGEGGKLIIGYSSYSLYSVLPPIVRQFRERFPHFEIVLLELVSPELELKVLNEDVDIGFLMFPGAKMSGLAYETIYQEPAAIALPKNHPLAERQSLSLRELENEKFVMYSRSANRMIFDDFISLCHLAGFSPVINQEAATESAIISLVAAGVGVSLVASSISRVRPDEVAYRRLIDPPLISEAAVLWKEEKQLPILQEIRQIAREVTQREGSD, from the coding sequence ATGGAACTGCGACAATTGCGCTATTTTATGAAGGTAGCCGAGACCTTACACTTCGGACGCGCGGCCGAGCAATTGCATATGGCCCAACAACCGCTCAGTTATCAAATAAAGAGGCTTGAGGATGAGATAGGCGTTGAACTGTTGAAGCGAACGACCCGTACGGTCGCGCTAACGTCCGCTGGCGAGGCGCTGCTGGCCGATGTTCAGGCCGGTCTTGGGCGAATTGACCGAGGGGTGGAAATAGCGCAACGAATCGCGCGCGGTGAAGGCGGCAAGTTGATTATTGGTTACTCAAGTTACAGTTTATATAGCGTTCTGCCACCGATTGTGCGCCAGTTTCGAGAACGGTTCCCGCATTTTGAGATCGTGCTTCTCGAGTTGGTTTCTCCTGAATTGGAGCTTAAGGTTCTAAACGAAGACGTGGACATTGGCTTCTTGATGTTCCCCGGCGCCAAAATGTCTGGATTAGCGTATGAAACGATCTATCAGGAGCCAGCCGCGATCGCGCTCCCCAAGAATCATCCCCTAGCCGAGCGACAATCACTTTCGCTCCGGGAACTAGAAAACGAGAAGTTCGTGATGTACTCACGCAGCGCAAATCGCATGATCTTCGACGATTTCATTTCGTTATGCCATTTGGCTGGATTTAGCCCCGTCATTAATCAAGAGGCGGCAACCGAGTCTGCTATCATTAGTCTTGTGGCAGCCGGAGTTGGGGTGTCTCTAGTAGCGAGCAGCATTAGCAGAGTTCGACCGGATGAAGTCGCCTATCGGCGACTTATCGATCCCCCGCTGATCTCGGAGGCGGCAGTGCTATGGAAGGAGGAAAAACAACTACCGATTTTGCAAGAAATACGTCAGATCGCGCGCGAAGTAACACAAAGAGAAGGTTCTGATTAA
- a CDS encoding ester cyclase, which yields MKKFHNKLKVLSLALTMTLGTVGTVSFSNSSHSYAATVVRANKVEKSNQGASSSHQLKPKQVAAAFYASYNGDLAAGFEKYISKKLVLHGFDGPMDRGVWLASDLELKGALKGYKLQVLDQIAEGNKVVTRWTLGGVQTGTILGIPASGREVHLSGISIDRIENGKSVEHWSEGNFGRFLQELQAPPTNQVTQNIKNNKVQVSSEVSANHLLKPKQVATAFYASYNGDLAAGFDKYISKDLLLHGFDGPMDRGVWLASDLELKAALKGYKLEVLDQIAEGNKVVTRWTLGGVHTGTILGIPASGREVHLSGISIDRIENGKSIEHWSEGNFGRFLQEISTPLNNQQDPKQVAAAFYASYNGDLAAGFDKYISKDLLLHGFDGPMDRGVWLASDLELKGALKGYKLEVLDQIAEGNKVVTRWTLGGVHTGTILGIPASGREVHLSGISIDRIENGKSVEHWSEGNFGRFLQEISTPLNGK from the coding sequence ATGAAGAAATTCCATAATAAATTAAAGGTATTAAGTCTTGCTCTAACGATGACACTTGGTACAGTCGGAACAGTATCGTTCTCGAATAGTTCGCATTCTTACGCAGCTACTGTTGTAAGAGCGAACAAAGTTGAAAAATCCAACCAGGGTGCATCGTCTAGTCATCAACTGAAGCCAAAACAGGTAGCCGCGGCGTTCTACGCCAGCTACAACGGGGATCTCGCCGCTGGCTTCGAGAAATATATTTCAAAGAAATTGGTGCTTCACGGGTTCGACGGTCCCATGGACCGCGGAGTTTGGCTCGCTAGCGACCTCGAGCTAAAAGGGGCGCTCAAAGGTTATAAACTGCAAGTTCTCGATCAAATAGCGGAAGGCAACAAGGTCGTCACACGTTGGACACTGGGCGGCGTCCAAACCGGCACGATTCTGGGAATTCCAGCGTCCGGCCGCGAAGTCCACCTCAGCGGTATTTCCATCGACCGCATTGAGAACGGCAAATCCGTCGAGCACTGGTCGGAAGGGAACTTCGGACGATTCTTGCAGGAGCTCCAGGCTCCCCCAACCAATCAAGTAACTCAAAACATTAAAAACAATAAAGTCCAGGTATCAAGCGAAGTCTCGGCCAATCACCTACTGAAGCCAAAACAGGTCGCCACGGCGTTCTACGCTAGCTACAACGGGGATCTCGCCGCCGGTTTCGATAAGTATATCTCGAAGGACCTGTTGCTTCACGGATTCGACGGTCCCATGGACCGCGGAGTTTGGCTCGCTAGCGACCTCGAGCTAAAAGCGGCGCTCAAAGGCTATAAATTGGAAGTGCTCGATCAAATCGCAGAGGGCAACAAAGTCGTTACGCGTTGGACCCTGGGAGGCGTCCATACCGGCACGATTCTAGGAATCCCAGCATCCGGCCGTGAAGTCCACCTCAGCGGTATTTCAATCGACCGCATTGAGAACGGCAAATCCATCGAGCACTGGTCGGAAGGAAACTTCGGTCGTTTCCTGCAGGAAATCTCGACTCCTCTAAACAACCAACAGGATCCAAAACAAGTAGCCGCGGCGTTCTACGCTAGCTACAACGGGGATCTCGCTGCCGGCTTCGATAAGTATATCTCGAAGGACCTGTTGCTTCACGGATTTGACGGTCCCATGGACCGCGGAGTTTGGCTCGCTAGCGACCTCGAGCTAAAAGGGGCGCTCAAAGGTTATAAATTGGAAGTGCTCGATCAAATCGCAGAGGGCAACAAAGTCGTTACGCGTTGGACCCTGGGAGGCGTCCACACCGGCACGATTCTAGGAATCCCGGCATCCGGCCGTGAAGTCCACCTCAGCGGCATTTCCATCGACCGCATTGAGAACGGCAAATCCGTCGAGCACTGGTCGGAAGGGAACTTCGGCCGTTTCCTACAAGAAATCTCGACACCTCTAAACGGCAAGTAA
- a CDS encoding extracellular solute-binding protein — translation MRVNRKAFAAAAVSLMMVMSACGSNENSGSTGNTDTGSAGNTGATDEANGGTADNSGSGAAADNETVTLQMFSLPANTSGLQENWWANILQEKVGVKLELLPSGDQGEQKLQALMAGGELPDIVVFKTPKQVSDAVRANMLLNLDDYADKLPNLVKNAGKSLQYYRDIASNGTGKAYSVGNAIGKGDVMTELNYGPSLRWDLYKKLGMPEINTMEDYLPLLKKMQDLEPKTADGQRVYGFSLWKDWDSINMEQATQPSVWSGIDTGDQLALPFLQVNIGTGETKSILDADSEYIRALKFYYQANQMGLVDPDSLTQRFDTSAQKVQQGRVLFGWWPWYTGGYNTLEHMNAANPSGFRSVLPKDYKAFWWGENPIGSSWSFAISASSKHVDAALRYLDFMYSTDGMQLLMNGPKGVTWDVNDKGEPYVTDQGWDMIENNKDLPGGGKLGEGTGTVNSYGLSGANLNPSTGQALNYGYWPSSQGRNPSKLMKDWQDTTGFKSTTEMLKAQNRYTLTPLAMKLVPPMDDDMNAFKNKIGDVVKTNSWLAVFSKNENEFNSYVDDMRKKAEGLGVQKVLDWDMQAWKTAQESAAKYQ, via the coding sequence ATGCGCGTGAATCGAAAAGCATTCGCGGCCGCGGCCGTCAGTCTGATGATGGTCATGAGCGCTTGCGGCAGCAACGAGAACAGCGGCAGCACAGGGAACACGGACACAGGCAGCGCAGGCAATACGGGTGCGACGGATGAAGCGAACGGAGGGACCGCCGATAACTCGGGCAGCGGAGCCGCCGCGGACAACGAAACGGTCACGCTCCAAATGTTCTCTTTGCCGGCAAATACGTCGGGCTTGCAGGAGAACTGGTGGGCCAACATTTTGCAGGAGAAGGTCGGCGTTAAGCTGGAGCTGCTGCCGTCGGGCGATCAGGGCGAGCAGAAGCTGCAGGCGCTCATGGCCGGAGGCGAGCTGCCGGACATCGTTGTATTTAAGACGCCGAAGCAGGTGTCCGACGCGGTCCGGGCGAATATGCTGCTGAACCTGGACGATTACGCAGACAAGCTGCCGAACCTGGTCAAGAATGCGGGTAAGTCGCTGCAATACTATCGGGACATCGCAAGCAACGGTACCGGCAAGGCTTACTCGGTCGGCAATGCGATCGGCAAGGGCGACGTGATGACTGAGCTTAACTACGGTCCGTCTCTGCGGTGGGATTTGTACAAGAAGCTGGGCATGCCCGAAATCAACACAATGGAGGATTACTTGCCGCTGCTGAAGAAAATGCAGGATTTGGAGCCGAAGACGGCGGACGGACAGCGCGTATACGGGTTCTCGCTATGGAAGGACTGGGACAGCATTAATATGGAGCAGGCGACGCAGCCATCCGTATGGAGCGGCATCGACACGGGGGACCAGCTCGCGCTGCCGTTCCTGCAGGTGAATATCGGAACCGGGGAAACGAAGAGCATCCTTGATGCGGACAGCGAATATATCCGCGCCCTGAAGTTTTACTATCAAGCGAACCAAATGGGGCTCGTCGATCCCGACTCCCTTACGCAGCGCTTCGATACCTCGGCACAGAAGGTGCAGCAGGGACGCGTGCTGTTCGGCTGGTGGCCGTGGTATACAGGCGGCTACAACACGCTTGAACATATGAATGCCGCCAATCCTTCAGGCTTTCGCTCCGTCCTGCCCAAAGATTACAAAGCATTCTGGTGGGGCGAGAATCCGATCGGCAGCTCGTGGTCGTTCGCGATTAGCGCTTCCTCGAAGCACGTCGATGCCGCGCTTCGTTATCTGGACTTCATGTATTCGACCGACGGCATGCAGCTGCTGATGAATGGTCCGAAGGGCGTCACCTGGGACGTGAACGACAAAGGCGAGCCTTACGTTACCGATCAGGGCTGGGATATGATCGAAAATAACAAGGATCTGCCGGGAGGCGGCAAGCTTGGGGAAGGCACAGGTACTGTGAACAGCTACGGCTTATCCGGCGCCAACCTCAATCCGTCAACGGGGCAGGCGCTCAATTACGGGTATTGGCCGTCCTCGCAAGGCCGCAATCCTTCCAAGCTGATGAAGGATTGGCAGGATACGACCGGCTTCAAATCGACGACCGAGATGCTGAAAGCCCAAAACCGGTACACGCTGACGCCGCTTGCGATGAAGCTCGTGCCGCCGATGGACGACGACATGAACGCGTTCAAGAACAAAATCGGCGACGTCGTAAAGACGAACTCATGGCTGGCCGTGTTCTCGAAGAACGAGAACGAATTTAATAGCTATGTCGACGACATGCGGAAGAAGGCCGAAGGACTCGGCGTTCAGAAGGTGCTCGACTGGGATATGCAGGCATGGAAGACCGCGCAAGAGAGCGCGGCGAAATACCAATAA
- a CDS encoding carbohydrate ABC transporter permease, whose translation MLHEERTLGNQLFNVMNIIAFTLFTLACIFPFYYIFINTISDNKLASTGQILLLPKGTHFHNYVEVFKIKGLWNAAFISVARTVLGTLLTLVGSAFLGYAFCRGEYWKRTFWYRFVIVTMYFNAGLIPWFVTMKNLGMLNNFLAYILPGLVSPFFVILFKTYVEQIPPALEESAQLDGAGYMVRFTRVVLPLSMPILATIGVFASVGQWNAFMDTLFLMRDAKLYTLQFVLYQHLSEVNALAALMRSSSSGQPIDPSRLLTATSIRMTISIVVVLPILCVYPFLQRFFVKGIMIGAVKG comes from the coding sequence ATGCTGCATGAGGAGCGAACGCTCGGCAACCAACTATTTAACGTCATGAATATTATCGCCTTCACCTTATTTACGCTGGCTTGCATTTTCCCGTTCTACTACATCTTCATTAACACGATCAGCGATAACAAGCTCGCTTCGACCGGGCAAATTCTGCTGCTCCCGAAGGGGACGCACTTCCATAATTACGTCGAAGTGTTCAAGATCAAGGGACTGTGGAACGCCGCGTTCATCTCGGTCGCCCGCACCGTTCTCGGCACGCTGCTGACCCTGGTGGGTTCGGCCTTCCTCGGCTACGCGTTCTGCCGGGGCGAATATTGGAAGCGGACGTTCTGGTACCGGTTCGTGATCGTGACGATGTACTTCAATGCGGGATTGATTCCTTGGTTCGTGACAATGAAAAATTTAGGCATGCTAAATAACTTTCTGGCCTATATCCTGCCCGGCTTGGTGTCGCCTTTCTTCGTGATTTTGTTCAAAACCTACGTCGAGCAAATTCCGCCGGCCCTGGAAGAGTCGGCGCAGCTCGACGGAGCCGGCTATATGGTGCGGTTCACACGGGTCGTGCTTCCGCTCTCGATGCCGATTTTGGCCACCATCGGCGTATTCGCAAGCGTCGGACAATGGAATGCCTTCATGGATACGCTGTTTCTGATGCGGGATGCCAAGCTGTATACGCTGCAATTCGTGCTGTATCAGCATCTGAGCGAAGTGAACGCGCTGGCGGCGCTGATGCGTTCCTCGTCGAGCGGCCAGCCGATCGACCCGTCGCGGCTGCTGACGGCGACTTCGATTCGAATGACGATCTCCATCGTCGTGGTGCTGCCGATTTTGTGCGTGTATCCGTTTCTGCAGCGTTTTTTCGTGAAGGGAATTATGATCGGTGCCGTCAAAGGCTGA
- a CDS encoding NUDIX domain-containing protein — MRTPIFFGAVHLLFYRNEEVLLLKRKNTGFEDGKWSVVAGRIDGGEEVKSAAIREAKEEAGVDILPEDLDIAGVIHRKNGNTEWIDFYLNVRAWRGVIVNAEPHKCEALQWFDRRALPEPMIGYIRTAIGKNRGEMWFDSLGW, encoded by the coding sequence ATGAGAACCCCAATTTTCTTCGGAGCCGTCCATCTCCTCTTCTATCGGAACGAGGAAGTGCTGCTCCTGAAAAGAAAGAATACCGGCTTCGAAGACGGCAAGTGGAGCGTCGTGGCAGGACGGATCGACGGCGGAGAAGAAGTGAAATCGGCCGCGATTCGGGAAGCCAAGGAAGAAGCGGGCGTCGATATTTTGCCCGAGGACCTGGACATCGCGGGCGTGATCCATCGCAAGAACGGAAACACGGAATGGATCGATTTCTATTTGAACGTTCGCGCTTGGCGCGGAGTGATCGTCAATGCCGAACCGCATAAATGCGAAGCGCTGCAGTGGTTCGACCGCAGGGCGCTGCCGGAGCCGATGATCGGTTATATCCGCACGGCCATTGGGAAGAACCGCGGCGAGATGTGGTTTGATAGCTTAGGCTGGTAA